From Trichomycterus rosablanca isolate fTriRos1 chromosome 18, fTriRos1.hap1, whole genome shotgun sequence, the proteins below share one genomic window:
- the brap gene encoding BRCA1-associated protein yields the protein MSVSLVVIRLELADQSLQPEAFHYSADEMSEEETREKALASAKTALGGMSELEKSAILHQHIGSRAMSDMVIETLVPSPEQKSSSSDKEDKEEADAVTVADTPSKPLPDQISFFSGNPSVEIIHGIMHLYKTNKMTSLTEDVRRSAMLCVLSVPTTMTSHDLMKFVAPYNDVMEHMKIIRDSTPNQYMVLIKFGTQADADSFYTTCNGRQFNSIEDAVCQLVYVERAEVIKSEEGASLPVMDLTELPKCTVCLERMDESVNGVLTTLCNHSFHSQCLQRWEDASCPVCRYCQTPEPVEENKCFECGVQENLWICLICGHIGCGRYVSRHAYKHFEETQHTYAMQLTNQRVWDYAGDNYVHRLVACKTDGKMVQYECEGDTCQEEKIDALQLEYSYLLTSQLESQRIYWENKIVHLEKETAEEINNMKAKFKETIEKCDNLELKLNELTKEKQSMEKKCTQLNNKVTKLGQELREEQEMNRCLRANQVQLQTSLQEEERRGHEAAAGKEVQIAELQEQLRDVMFYLETQQQISRMPAETRQEIQEGQINIASTPTAPAPGPSAHGSGKSGNRKGRAKRGK from the exons ATGAGCGTGTCACTGGTGGTGATCCGTCTGGAACTAGCGGACCAGTCTCTTCAACCAGAAGCATTTCATTACAGTGCAG ATGAGATGTCTGAAGAGGAGACACGAGAAAAAGCCTTGGCCTCAGCCAAAACAGCACTGGGGGGCATGTCTGAATTGGAAAAGTCTGCCATTCTCCATCAGCATATTGGCAGCCGGGCCATGTCAGACATGGTAATTGAGACCCTTGTGCCGAGCCCAG AACAGAAAAGCAGCAGTAGTGATAAGGAAGATAAGGAAGAAGCTGATGCAGTCACAGTAGCCGATACGCCCTCCAAACCGCTTCCGGATCAAATCTCCTTCTTCAGTGGCAACCCATCCGTGGAGATCATCCATGGCATCATGCACCTTTACAAAACAAA CAAAATGACgtcgctgactgaggacgtgCGACGCAGCGCCATGCTGTGTGTGCTCAGTGTTCCGACCACAATGACGAGCCATGACCTGATGAAGTTTGTGGCACCTTACAATGATGTCATGGAGCATATGAAGATCATTCGGGACTCCACGCCCAACCAGTACATGGTACTCATCAAGTTCGGCACTCAG GCTGATGCTGACAGCTTTTATACAACCTGCAATGGCCGGCAGTTCAATTCCATTGAAGATGCTGTGTGTCAGCTGGTATACGTAGAGAGAGCTGAAGTAATCAAGTCAGAAGAG GGGGCAAGCTTACCAGTAATGGACCTGACTGAGCTGCCCAAGTGCACGGTGTGTCTGGAGCGTATGGATGAGTCGGTAAACGGTGTTCTGACCACCCTGTGCAACCACAGTTTCCAcagccagtgcctgcagcgctGGGAGGATGCCTC GTGCCCCGTGTGTAGATACTGTCAGACCCCTGAGCCTGTGGAGGAGAATAAATGCTTCGAATGTGGTGTGCAAGAG AATCTGTGGATCTGCCTGATTTGTGGCCACATCGGCTGTGGTCGTTATGTCAGCCGCCACGCTTACAAGCACTTTGAGGAGACACAGCACACCTATGCCATGCAGCTTACCAACCAACGCGTCTGGGACTATGCAGGGG ATAACTATGTGCATCGGCTGGTGGCCTGCAAGACGGATGGCAAAATGGTGCAGTATGAGTGCGAGGGTGACACCTGTCAGGAGGAGAAGATTGATGCTCTACAACTTGAG TACTCCTATTTGCTGACCAGTCAACTGGAATCACAACGCATCTACTGGGAAAATAAAATAGTCCACCTTGAAAAAGAAACAGCAGAAGAG ATCAATAATATGAAAGCCAAATTCAAGGAGACCATCGAGAAGTGTGACAACTTGGAGCTCAAACTGAACGAGTTAACCAAAGAGAAACAATCCATGGAGAAAAA ATGTACGCAACTGAACAACAAGGTGACCAAACTTGGGCAGGAGCTGAGAGAGGAGCAGGAGATGAACCGGTGCCTGAGAGCCAATCAGGTGCAGCTCCAGACCAGCCTGCAGGAGGAGGAGAGGCGTGGCCACGAGGCCGCAGCAGGCAAGGAGGTGCAGATCGCCGAGCTCCAGGAGCAGCTGCGTGATGTCATGTTCTACCTGGAGACGCAGCAGCAGATCAGCCGCATGCCTGCCGAGACCCGCCAGGAAATCCAGGAGGGACAGATCAACATCGCCTCGACACCTACGGCACCAGCGCCAGGTCCCTCTGCCCACGGCTCTGGCAAGTCGGGCAACAGAAAGGGTCGGGCCAAGAGAGGGAAGTAG